One Acidobacteriota bacterium genomic window carries:
- the aat gene encoding leucyl/phenylalanyl-tRNA--protein transferase, with the protein MIPSDLLLEAYATGWFPMGMPPDRGGGIEWFSPNPRGVIPLDRFCVSTRLARVVRRATFEIRVDTAFADVMRACAARDDTWISDEIVDSYTALHALGFAHSVEAWKDEQLAGGLYGVAVRGAFFGESMFHRVTDASKVALVALVERLRSRGYSLLDIQWVTPHLAQFGAIEIPRRRYLRLLGEALQRECTFAVASSGQALRP; encoded by the coding sequence TTGATCCCGTCCGACCTGCTGCTCGAGGCCTATGCGACGGGCTGGTTTCCAATGGGCATGCCGCCCGACCGGGGCGGCGGCATCGAGTGGTTTTCGCCGAATCCCCGCGGCGTGATACCGCTCGACCGCTTCTGCGTCTCGACCCGCCTTGCGCGCGTCGTCCGGCGCGCCACGTTCGAGATTCGCGTCGACACCGCGTTTGCCGACGTCATGCGGGCGTGTGCCGCGCGCGACGACACGTGGATCAGCGACGAGATCGTCGACAGCTACACGGCCCTGCACGCGCTCGGGTTCGCGCACTCGGTCGAAGCGTGGAAGGACGAACAGCTCGCCGGGGGGCTGTATGGCGTCGCCGTCCGAGGGGCGTTCTTCGGCGAGTCGATGTTCCACCGCGTGACCGACGCGTCGAAGGTCGCGCTGGTCGCGCTCGTCGAGCGGCTGCGGAGCCGCGGCTACTCGCTGCTCGACATCCAGTGGGTGACGCCACACCTCGCGCAGTTCGGGGCCATCGAGATCCCGCGTCGGCGGTACCTGCGGCTGCTCGGCGAGGCGCTGCAGCGCGAGTGCACGTTCGCAGTGGCCTCGAGCGGCCAGGCGCTTCGCCCTTGA
- a CDS encoding transporter substrate-binding domain-containing protein: MASTPERRATLRWGAGVAVVLVAGLVALEARAQRVTAADEARPRVVYSGDRAFPPYEYLEPDGTPAGFNVELVREIGQTAGVDVDVRLGTWREQLHALEAGEVDLMLLAYSDARAARYAWLDHVWTLHQVMVFRPGRLRYPRSMLDLKGETVAVEDRSLVHELIAETDQARRPTLLLARSQRDAFHLVLTGQATAAVGNALTLQAAANEFGAQAVVVEGVAAVSYRFATRPGHEETLGWLPPALARVRETGRFDRIVERYLVVAPPEGRWWDDYATHVLWALAIGAAACVAFVAWARSLRRQVRARDAAVARTARLLSLTEALAEALTPDAVARVLVDEGRKAFSAFGGFVALLDASGAWVEVAADAGYPEGTSERWRRLPLDAPLPGTEAVRTGAPVFAASRAELTARYPAVAFDVDEVAGCPTHAFGAVALSIGGRRLGVLGLSFDAPRAFSDDDRAVLLGLAKQGAQALERARLYDAERRARGEAEAASRAKDDFLATLSHELRTPLNAILGWSHMLREGVIEPDKASRALETIERNARMQTQLIADLLDISRAARDALDIDAAPVDLLQCLESALDAVRPAATSAGVELHARIDAGSYEVRGDAGRVQQILWNLLSNAIKFTASGGRVDVALEREAGWAVVRVRDTGVGIEPGHLPLIFDRFYQADASPTRRHGGLGLGLAIARHLAELHGGSVTASSEGVGRGAEFVVRLPVDVTIDMDFPTERPAQPRRRREGHASTALGSGPDKAGGHGSVH; the protein is encoded by the coding sequence GTGGCCTCGACGCCGGAGCGGCGCGCGACGCTGAGATGGGGCGCGGGCGTCGCTGTCGTACTGGTCGCTGGCCTGGTGGCGCTCGAAGCGCGGGCGCAACGGGTCACGGCTGCTGATGAGGCTCGCCCGCGTGTGGTCTACAGCGGCGATCGCGCGTTCCCTCCCTACGAATACCTCGAGCCCGACGGGACGCCCGCGGGTTTCAACGTCGAGCTGGTGCGTGAGATCGGGCAGACGGCGGGCGTTGACGTCGACGTGCGCCTCGGTACCTGGCGCGAGCAGCTGCACGCCCTCGAGGCCGGCGAGGTCGACCTGATGCTGCTCGCGTACTCGGACGCCCGAGCCGCGCGATACGCGTGGCTCGACCACGTGTGGACGCTGCACCAGGTGATGGTCTTCCGGCCCGGGCGGCTGCGGTATCCCCGCTCGATGCTCGATCTGAAGGGCGAGACCGTGGCCGTGGAAGATCGGTCGCTCGTCCACGAGCTGATTGCGGAGACTGACCAGGCGCGGCGCCCGACGCTGCTGCTCGCGCGCAGCCAGCGCGACGCGTTTCACCTGGTCCTCACGGGGCAGGCCACGGCCGCGGTCGGCAACGCGCTGACGCTGCAGGCCGCCGCGAACGAGTTCGGCGCGCAGGCCGTCGTGGTCGAAGGCGTGGCCGCGGTTTCTTACCGCTTCGCGACGCGTCCCGGCCACGAGGAGACGCTCGGCTGGCTGCCGCCCGCGCTGGCGCGCGTACGCGAGACGGGGCGCTTCGATCGGATCGTCGAACGCTACCTCGTGGTCGCCCCTCCCGAAGGGCGCTGGTGGGACGACTACGCGACGCACGTGTTGTGGGCGCTGGCCATCGGGGCGGCCGCGTGCGTGGCGTTCGTCGCGTGGGCGCGGTCGCTGCGACGCCAGGTGCGCGCGCGCGACGCCGCCGTGGCGCGCACGGCGCGCCTGCTCTCGCTGACCGAGGCGCTCGCCGAAGCGCTGACGCCCGACGCCGTGGCCCGCGTGCTGGTGGACGAGGGACGGAAGGCCTTCTCGGCCTTCGGCGGCTTCGTCGCGCTGCTCGACGCGTCGGGCGCGTGGGTCGAGGTCGCCGCCGACGCGGGTTACCCGGAGGGCACGAGCGAGCGATGGCGACGCCTGCCGCTCGATGCGCCCCTGCCTGGCACGGAGGCCGTCAGGACGGGCGCGCCCGTGTTCGCCGCGTCGAGGGCCGAGCTCACGGCGAGGTATCCCGCGGTCGCCTTCGACGTCGACGAGGTGGCGGGCTGCCCGACGCACGCCTTCGGGGCGGTCGCGCTGTCGATCGGTGGCCGTCGCCTCGGTGTGCTCGGGCTGAGCTTCGACGCGCCGCGGGCCTTCTCGGACGACGATCGCGCGGTGCTGCTCGGGCTGGCGAAGCAGGGGGCCCAGGCGCTCGAGCGCGCGAGGCTGTACGACGCCGAGCGCCGCGCGCGGGGCGAGGCCGAGGCCGCGAGCCGCGCCAAAGACGACTTCCTCGCCACGCTGTCGCACGAGCTGCGCACGCCGCTCAACGCGATTCTCGGGTGGAGCCACATGCTGCGCGAGGGCGTCATCGAGCCGGACAAGGCGAGCCGCGCGCTCGAGACGATCGAGCGCAACGCGCGCATGCAGACGCAGCTCATCGCCGATCTGCTCGACATCTCACGCGCGGCGCGCGATGCGCTCGACATCGACGCGGCGCCGGTCGACCTGCTGCAGTGTCTCGAATCGGCGCTCGACGCGGTGCGCCCGGCCGCCACGAGCGCCGGCGTCGAGCTGCACGCACGCATCGACGCGGGCAGCTACGAGGTGCGTGGCGACGCCGGACGCGTGCAGCAGATCCTGTGGAACCTGCTGTCGAACGCCATCAAGTTCACGGCGTCGGGCGGGCGCGTCGACGTCGCGCTCGAGCGCGAGGCCGGGTGGGCCGTGGTCCGCGTGCGCGACACGGGCGTCGGCATCGAGCCCGGCCACCTGCCGCTCATCTTCGACCGCTTCTATCAGGCCGACGCGTCGCCCACCCGGCGCCACGGCGGGCTCGGCCTCGGCCTCGCCATCGCGCGGCACCTGGCCGAGCTGCACGGCGGCAGCGTGACCGCGTCGAGCGAGGGTGTGGGCCGGGGCGCCGAGTTCGTCGTGCGGCTGCCCGTCGACGTCACAATCGACATGGACTTCCCGACCGAGCGCCCCGCGCAGCCGCGACGGCGCAGGGAGGGACACGCCTCCACCGCCCTCGGGAGTGGCCCGGACAAGGCCGGCGGGCACGGGTCGGTGCATTGA
- a CDS encoding carotenoid 1,2-hydratase, with translation MAIVLVLLVSLVVPAVARAQEPGWRFAEPSFVVELPRDHAAHPDYRIEWWYYTGHVEAEGGRRFGYQLTFFRYGVDKTPSNPSRWAVRDLYLAHVAVSDLTGRRHVHADRLNRAGAGWAGAAVDRYEVWNEDWRVVRTEEGRHRLSAATADFALELQLDEGKGAVLNGVAGYSRKGASEGNASHYYSFTRMPTRGTITFDGVAHEVEGASWMDHEFGSSFLEEDQAGWDWLSIQLDEGVELMVYQLRRRDGSRDPYSSGTFVGRDGRATRLEAGDYTLMPGRTWRSPESGAIYPVEWRIEVPSLQLTLDVRAAFDAQEMRTEETTTVTYWEGAIEVTGTRAGRPVAGCGYLEMTGYTGRPMSEVLR, from the coding sequence ATGGCGATCGTGCTCGTGCTGCTCGTGTCTCTTGTCGTGCCGGCAGTCGCCCGCGCGCAGGAGCCCGGCTGGCGCTTTGCCGAGCCCTCGTTCGTCGTCGAGTTGCCGCGCGACCACGCGGCGCATCCCGACTACCGAATCGAGTGGTGGTACTACACGGGCCACGTCGAAGCCGAGGGAGGACGCCGCTTCGGGTACCAGCTCACGTTCTTCCGCTATGGCGTCGACAAGACGCCGTCGAACCCCTCGCGCTGGGCCGTGCGCGATCTCTACCTCGCCCACGTCGCCGTCTCCGATCTCACGGGGCGGCGGCACGTGCACGCCGACCGGCTGAACCGCGCGGGCGCCGGGTGGGCCGGCGCGGCCGTCGATCGCTACGAGGTGTGGAACGAGGACTGGCGCGTGGTGCGCACGGAGGAGGGACGCCACCGGCTGTCTGCCGCGACGGCCGACTTCGCCCTCGAGCTGCAGCTCGACGAGGGGAAGGGCGCGGTGCTGAACGGCGTCGCCGGCTACAGCCGGAAGGGCGCGTCTGAGGGCAACGCCTCGCACTACTACTCGTTCACGCGCATGCCGACGCGCGGCACGATCACGTTCGACGGTGTGGCCCATGAGGTCGAGGGCGCAAGCTGGATGGACCACGAGTTCGGGTCGAGCTTCCTCGAGGAGGACCAGGCCGGCTGGGACTGGCTCTCGATTCAGCTGGACGAGGGGGTCGAGCTGATGGTCTATCAGCTGCGCCGGCGCGACGGATCGCGCGACCCGTATTCGAGCGGCACGTTCGTCGGTCGCGACGGGCGCGCAACGCGGCTCGAAGCCGGCGACTACACGCTGATGCCAGGGCGGACGTGGCGCTCGCCGGAGAGCGGCGCCATCTACCCCGTCGAATGGCGCATCGAGGTGCCGTCGCTGCAACTGACGCTCGACGTGCGCGCGGCGTTCGACGCCCAGGAAATGCGCACCGAGGAGACGACCACGGTGACGTATTGGGAGGGCGCGATCGAGGTGACGGGCACGCGCGCGGGGCGGCCCGTGGCCGGGTGCGGGTATCTCGAGATGACGGGGTATACGGGTCGGCCGATGAGCGAGGTGTTGCGATAG